A region of the Candidatus Poribacteria bacterium genome:
GTCAGCCCTGATCTCATCGGTAAAGGGTTACGCCTCGCTGGTGCATGGCACTATAACTTGAGTCAATTTCCGGGATTGATGAGGGTTATCGAAGGTTCACCGATCCTCGATCTGCTCATTAGTAATATCTTTCCGATGAGCGAGATTCAACAGGCATTCGAGACCTCTGCATCTCACGAAAGCTCTAAGATTATCCTCAAACCTTGGGAATAAGCTATGTCAACGACCCACAAACCCAATATACTCCTCATTGTATCCGGTGACCATGCTGCACCTGCAATTAGCTGCTATGGGAGCGAGATGGGTGAATTGGTCGCTTACTCAATATAACAAGGTCTCGGATGAGGCTTATAGTAAAGCCCGAAAATATCTGCACATACTGATGTGGGACATCCTTCGCCGCTGGCGAGGTTTCCTAACCTCGCCAACACTAACCTGTAAAGTTGTTATCGCTCAGATTTTATCCTACCCCAAGTAACAGCGAGTTTACCCTCAGGCTCAACATCGGAGACACGGAGGTCCATTTCCGTCTGGATATCTTTATCCGATAAAGCCTCACCGTAAATGGCAAATTCATCAATAACACCGTTAGCACCCGATGCAGCGACTCTGTAATTAAACTTGTTATTGCCCCCAATCCTTGGCGGTCTATGGAATTCAGGAAACGGTCCGATGCCAGTTTTCGTTGCGACTTCCTCGCCGTTAATGTAGATGAAAGCGTCATCTACAAAATTCCACGTCACCGCTATGTGCATCCACTCATCCTTCTTAACAACATCAGCGGCGGGAACGGTCATCAGCGCATCTATATCCAGAGCACTCTCTATCAAAAAAACGAACTGGTCTTCAAGTTGCCCTACTAAGGTGCCTTTCCCAATAGAGAAGGAGAGCGCAACCGTGCTTGCATCGAATAACCGGTAAGTTCCGTCACCCGCGCCGTCCCAATACGGTTTAAACCAGAATCCAAGCGTGCCGGGGTTAGGCATCAAGTAATCAAATTCAATAAAGTCCTCCTTGTTATCACCGAACTCCATTCCCATTCCAAAGACACCCTCTTTACTCGGCACCCGCTGTGGACCACCGATAATCACACCATCAATGCCATTCCCACTGGCATCCTCAGCAATATTCGCATCTTCTCCCTTGAAGGAGAACCAGACTTCAGGTTCTGCAGTATGCCCACTATGAGAAAGGATTGCCAAACCGATCCCAAGTATCAAACACAACGTTAAGGGTCCATAGATAGACTGGATTGTTCGGTTAAACATAGCGTCCTCCGTTTCTCTCCTTAAGGATTTGTTGAATTTGTGTTTTCAGCATCGGAAGTTTAAATATGTCTTGGAGGTATAAGTTATAGTTCCGTGACATATTCTACTTCTCTTTCAATATAAGGTTTGTAACCCGGTTTGATGGATGTGGGGGTCACAAGGTCAACGTCCTTCTCAAATAGATCTTCCAGAAAAACAGCCAACCCCATGTAATCGTCAAAAGTTAGTCTTTCGAGTTCAACAAGGAAATCAATGTCGCTTGCGGCGGTTGCCGTCCCCCGCACGTAAGAGCCGAACAAGCCAATCCGTTTGACCCCGTATTTCTGCAGGGCCTGCCGATTATCCACAAGGGTCTGCTTGATAAACTCCTTGCTGAGAACTACTTGATTGTCCACCTTGAATTCCTCCATTGCGGCAGTCGTTCATATACCTAAAAGAACCTTCGTTGTCGTATGCCCGATACTTACTATTGTAAATTATCTTGAAATATAAAGCAAACCTTTATATCATATTTAGCAAAGAAACGTGAGGGACAGACATGACACCGAAACAGAAGTATCTCTTTGATCTACGCGGCTACCTGCATTTAGAGAACGTCCTAACACCAAAAGAACTCAGTAACGCACAGGCAGCGGTCGAACGACTCGTGCAAGCATCGTCAGATGAATTGCCGCCCGGAATTAGTCGCGGTAGTGAAGGGTTTTCAAATGGGTTCTCTGCTGACAAATCGCTTGAGGCGTTGACTTTACATCCTACTACGTGGTCCATCATCAAGGAACTGACGTGGAACAAACCGCGCTTCAATCGCGGGTCGCTT
Encoded here:
- a CDS encoding LamG domain-containing protein, producing MFNRTIQSIYGPLTLCLILGIGLAILSHSGHTAEPEVWFSFKGEDANIAEDASGNGIDGVIIGGPQRVPSKEGVFGMGMEFGDNKEDFIEFDYLMPNPGTLGFWFKPYWDGAGDGTYRLFDASTVALSFSIGKGTLVGQLEDQFVFLIESALDIDALMTVPAADVVKKDEWMHIAVTWNFVDDAFIYINGEEVATKTGIGPFPEFHRPPRIGGNNKFNYRVAASGANGVIDEFAIYGEALSDKDIQTEMDLRVSDVEPEGKLAVTWGRIKSER
- a CDS encoding nucleotidyltransferase family protein, which produces MDNQVVLSKEFIKQTLVDNRQALQKYGVKRIGLFGSYVRGTATAASDIDFLVELERLTFDDYMGLAVFLEDLFEKDVDLVTPTSIKPGYKPYIEREVEYVTEL